The sequence CTGAAGGTGTACCGGGTCAACAAGCACCAGCACATCCCGGAGATTGAACGTTTTGCCAGCCAACTGGCCGGCGAGCCAGTGCAGATCTCCTTTCTCACGCACCTGATTCCGATGACCCGCGGCATGATGTGCACCATCTATGCCACCCCCCGCCGGGGGTTGAGCGCTGAGAAGGTGCACCAGCTGTATCGTTCTTATTATGAAGATGCCCGGTTTGTGCGGGTTCGCCCGCTCGGGCAGTTTCCCGCGACCAAGGAGGTCTACGGTTCCAATTATTGCGATCTCGGGGTGGCCGTGGATCAACGGACGGGACGGATCACGGTGGTTTCAGTGATTGATAACCTGGTCAAGGGGGCTGCCGGACAGGCGGTACAAAATCTGAATGTGCGGATGGGTTGGCCGGAAGCGTTGTCCCTGGAAGGCGAACCGCTTTTCCCCTGATTGGAGCGGAGATGACGGCAGCATACACAAACGTTGCAGATGGGCAGCGAAAGGGACTCTTGTTGCGAGGAGGAAGTGCGATGAAGGAAGCGGAACAGGTGGGAGGAGGCTCGTCCCGCGTGAAGGTGCCCGGTGACGTGACGGCCCCGCTGGGGTTTCAGGCGGGTGGCGTGGCTTGCGGGCTTAAGCCGGAGGGACTGGATCTCGGGTTTTTGGTTTGCGAAGTGCCGGCTGTCAGCGCGGCGGTGTATACAAAGAACCAATTCCGTGCAGCCCCCTTGCTGGTAACACAGGAAAGTTTGGTTCATGAGGGGTTATTGCAGGCGGTCGTGGTCAACAGCGGCAATGCCAACGCCTGTACCGGCGAGCGTGGCCTGGCCGATGCGCGGCGGATTCGCCAGGAGGCGGCCCGGCGGCTTGGGGTGCCTGAGCATCGGGTGGCGGTTGCCTCCACCGGGGTGATCGGAGAGTTTCTTCCCGTTGCCAAGCTGGTCAAAGGGATTCAGGATGTACCGCTTGCGAAGGAGCAGGGCGGGAAGGATTTTGCGGCCGCGATCTGTACGACGGATACGCGATTGAAAACAGCCCAGGTCAGCTTCGAGGTGGAAGGGCGGCAGGTTACCCTGGCCGGGGCCGCCAAGGGGGCGGGGATGATCCATCCCAACATGGCGACGATGCTCGCTTTTTTAACCACCGACGCGGCGGTGGACCGGCAGGCATTGGAACAGGCCCTGCAGGAGGCGGTGGATGAGAGTTTTAACATGATCAGTGTGGACGGGGATACCAGCACCAACGACATGGTCCTGGTGATGGCCAGCGGGCTGGCAGGCAACGCGCCGCTTTCTCCAGAACATCCGGAATGGGCGGCGTTTGTCCAATCCCTGACCGAACTCTGCAAGGAGTTGGCGAAACAAATTGCCCGGGATGGCGAAGGGGCCACGCGCCTCATTGAGGTGCAAGTCGACGGAGCGACCGATCGCCAGATGGCGCGCCGGGTGGCCAGGTCGGTGGT is a genomic window of Bacillus thermozeamaize containing:
- a CDS encoding bifunctional ornithine acetyltransferase/N-acetylglutamate synthase, with product MKEAEQVGGGSSRVKVPGDVTAPLGFQAGGVACGLKPEGLDLGFLVCEVPAVSAAVYTKNQFRAAPLLVTQESLVHEGLLQAVVVNSGNANACTGERGLADARRIRQEAARRLGVPEHRVAVASTGVIGEFLPVAKLVKGIQDVPLAKEQGGKDFAAAICTTDTRLKTAQVSFEVEGRQVTLAGAAKGAGMIHPNMATMLAFLTTDAAVDRQALEQALQEAVDESFNMISVDGDTSTNDMVLVMASGLAGNAPLSPEHPEWAAFVQSLTELCKELAKQIARDGEGATRLIEVQVDGATDRQMARRVARSVVQSNLVKTAVFGGDANWGRIVMAIGNCGYPIMPQRVAVWLGEVQVVREGLPTDYEEEAATAQLAPEVVRIRVHLGMGEASAIAWGCDLSEEYVRINGSYRT